One genomic segment of Ipomoea triloba cultivar NCNSP0323 chromosome 9, ASM357664v1 includes these proteins:
- the LOC116030268 gene encoding protein NRT1/ PTR FAMILY 3.1-like has product MDGAVDMKVEDKAVENGEEEDKKTTIGGRKRKLGGIRTMPFILANEICDRFAAVGFHANMITYLTEVLNLPLVKASNTLTNFGGTSSFMPLVGALIADSFAGRFWTIIVGSIIYVLGMVSITTSAIMPQLRPPPCPTKKNCTEASNLQLWVLYICLLLTSIGSGGIRPCVITFAADQIDMTKSKVEGRKWNFYNWYYFCMGLATLTSLTVIVYIQDNVSWAWGLGIPTIAMGLSVVAFVLGSPLYKKVKPGGSPLVRLAQVIVASVKKRKIAIPADSSHLYENKELDAALSSNGRLLHTDQFKFMDRAAVVDGSDMRESNQPNLWRLATVHRVEELKCILRMVPVWAAGILLITSYSHVGSFTIQQARSMDRHLSQSHSFQIPPATMSVFTVLTVLIGLALYERVFVPFIRRFTGNPAGITCLQRMGIGFAVNILATVVSALIEIKRKAVAERYNLLDEPAAIIPISVFWLIPQYCLHGIAEVFMSVGHLEFLIEQSPESMRSTAAALNSLTNSIGNYMGTLVVSLVHSYTGRGNEGNWLPDRNLNRGKLENYYWLITGIQALNLVYYVTCAKFYRYKPLEEVTASEETDVELAKDKLPLDSVKGAKGDGKEVEVSRNGKYSM; this is encoded by the exons CTAATGAAATATGCGATAGATTTGCGGCTGTTGGTTTTCATGCCAACATGATAACATACCTGACAGAGGTGCTAAATTTGCCTCTTGTTAAGGCATCTAATACCCTTACCAACTTTGGTGGAACCTCCAGTTTCATGCCGCTTGTTGGTGCTCTAATTGCTGATTCTTTTGCTGGCCGATTTTGGACTATCATTGTTGGATCTATCATTTATGTGTTG GGAATGGTAAGTATCACTACCTCGGCAATCATGCCACAGCTCCGTCCTCCACCATGCCCCACCAAGAAGAACTGCACGGAAGCTTCAAACCTGCAGCTCTGGGTTCTCTACATCTGTCTGCTCCTGACATCTATTGGTTCTGGAGGCATTCGGCCTTGTGTCATTACTTTTGCTGCTGATCAGATCGACATGACAAAGTCAAAAGTAGAGGGTCGTAAATGGAACTTCTATAATTGGTATTATTTCTGCATGGGATTGGCAACATTAACCTCTCTGACGGTTATAGTTTATATCCAAGATAATGTCAGCTGGGCTTGGGGTCTAGGAATTCCGACCATTGCTATGGGATTATCGGTTGTTGCTTTTGTTTTAGGATCCCCTCTTTACAAAAAAGTAAAACCTGGAGGAAGTCCATTGGTAAGATTGGCACAGGTAATTGTTGCATCTGTGAAGAAGAGGAAAATTGCCATACCTGCTGATTCTAGTCACctatatgaaaataaagaactCGATGCTGCTCTCTCATCCAATGGGAGGCTTCTGCATACTGATCAGTTCAA GTTTATGGACCGAGCGGCTGTGGTTGATGGTTCTGACATGAGAGAATCCAACCAGCCAAACCTCTGGAGGCTTGCTACAGTGCATAGAGTGGAGGAACTGAAGTGCATTCTCAGGATGGTACCTGTTTGGGCCGCGGGAATATTGCTCATCACTTCATATTCACACGTTGGCAGCTTTACTATCCAACAAGCACGCAGTATGGATCGTCACCTGTCCCAATCCCATTCCTTCCAAATTCCTCCTGCCACCATGTCTGTCTTTACTGTCTTGACTGTGCTTATTGGCCTCGCTCTCTATGAGCGCGTTTTTGTGCCTTTCATTCGCAGATTCACTGGAAATCCTGCAGGCATTACATGCCTGCAGCGAATGGGTATAGGGTTTGCAGTTAACATCCTTGCCACTGTTGTCTCAGCTCTAATCGAGATCAAGCGAAAAGCAGTTGCTGAACGCTATAACCTACTCGATGAACCAGCTGCCATCATACCTATTAGTGTGTTCTGGTTAATTCCCCAGTATTGCCTCCATGGAATAGCTGAAGTTTTCATGTCAGTTGGGCACCTCGAGTTTCTGATTGAGCAATCCCCAGAAAGCATGAGAAGCACTGCAGCTGCGCTCAATTCATTAACTAACTCAATCGGAAATTACATGGGCACCCTTGTCGTATCTTTAGTGCACAGCTATACCGGCAGGGGCAATGAAGGGAACTGGCTACCAGACCGGAATCTGAACAGGGGAAAGCTGGAAAACTACTACTGGCTCATAACAGGTATACAGGCACTAAATCTCGTGTACTATGTCACGTGTGCCAAGTTTTATAGATACAAACCTTTGGAAGAAGTTACTGCCAGTGAGGAAACCGACGTGGAGTTAGCAAAGGATAAACTTCCATTGGATTCAGTAAAGGGAGCTAAAGGTGATGGCAAAGAAGTAGAAGTGTCAAGAAATGGTAAATATTCTATGTAA